From a single Gadus morhua chromosome 3, gadMor3.0, whole genome shotgun sequence genomic region:
- the myoz2b gene encoding myozenin-2b: MSQFCTMPAGERKSNAAAICREVHGTNGLAIDLGKKLSTPQDIMLEELSLMSNRGSRLFKMRQRRSDKYTFESIQNEANMFHNDPLTQNAEINVDGEHTSFTTEDAANANSIATDPAAEGGGVQGVSKCYHSPWDQAIIHDPDLAETLNMKMPVLGPRAELIDYKSFNRVATPFGGFERAPKGIRFKLPEVDLNPPSYPELQQPEALRPTFNRTAQGWISDGTGPFISHCPAVEPEGIPESEDL; encoded by the exons ATGTCTCAGTTCTGCACCATGCCggcgggagagaggaagagcaatGCAGCCGCTATCTGCCGAGAGGTCCATGGGACCAACG GCCTGGCCATCGACCTGGGGAAGAAGCTGAGCACCCCGCAGGACATCATGCTGGAGGAGCTGTCGCTGATGTCCAACCGCGGCTCACGCCTCTTCAAGATGCGCCAGCGCCGCTCCGACAAGTACACGTTTGAGAGCATCCAAAACGAGGCCAACATGTTCCAT AATGACCCTTTAACTCAGAATGCTGAAATCAATGTAGATGGAGAACACACATCTTTCACTACCGAAGATGCTGCTAATGCCAATAGCATTGCAACAG ACCCAGCGGCAGAGGGTGGCGGTGTCCAGGGCGTGTCCAAATGTTATCACTCGCCGTGGGATCAGGCTATCATCCATGACCCTGACCTGGCCGAGACCCTCAACATGAAGATGCCGGTGCTCGGGCCCAGAGCTGAACTCATTGACTACAAGAGCTTTAACCG GGTGGCCACCCCGTTCGGGGGCTTCGAGCGTGCGCCCAAGGGGATCCGCTTCAAGCTGCCGGAGGTGGACCTGAACCCGCCCAGCTACCCCGAGCTCCAGCAGCCTGAGGCCCTGCGGCCCACCTTCAACAGGACGGCCCAGGGTTGGATCTCGGACGGGACCGGCCCCTTCATCTCCCACTGCCCTGCCGTGGAGCCCGAGGGGATCCCAGAGTCTGAGGACCTCTAG
- the synpo2b gene encoding synaptopodin-2: MEGLSGTEGKGVMMFARRRQRLEEMALEQEEELRNRAPPPQEPEPPIHLQAEETYMQSAHLAPQQVYVDTSPQLTPQQQENIKPMTNQIPEPKPLVPNRTAKPFGFINSGGATMPSSVNAPVAKKHELKFKVPVPVNTSAQVWSPTGDIIASRDERISVPAKNAGNLPGSNRRVPSKQVFSDHQLQNRGDRKSYIETEEDFFSLGAEACNFMQPMSVKLKVPPPVAPKPTVNQNRQTWLSPPSEPFNPPRNPVLAPFSNAAGPQGQSYAPQPAWSQPQPTPNDAPFQTTANAWAPVGPSAQNQPQPTRNSWSAQPTQPPVSIKAVSPAASPAYPLSSSSWIKPNNVANSTASCPQQQRQQPKGAGPTPKAQGLGRAAQSQKADGQPMMGKGAELFARRQTRMEKFVVDGETMEANRARPTSPAPSLPNSWRYSSNVRAPPPLSYNPILAPFYPPAATKQPRSTSPNIKAKTKDKPKPKKHLSSLEVMQHQPYQLDSSLFRYEAVSEKQSQSPIPSPAPEINPVPRPRKPRSAPSHSLRNKAQIKPNAPSSSPSGMAYGRSYSMTLPARLRPLHPPTTPPFFGGPPRFHASLRLPPQRQASWQDGPVKAPTPWEAACRSPLGSVDEAFFKSIPDPVAPGLRAGGHRRSLPEPPADWTHRVALEVPCSPGPKGAYFRPPAAQASPPFCGPPFKRGSRLSGGGRIFLGFMESH, translated from the exons ATGGAGGGACTGTCCGGCACCGAGGGCAAAGGGGTCATGATGTTCGCAAGGCGGCGCCAGAGGCTGGAAGAGATGGctctggagcaggaggaggagctgaggaacaGAGCTCCCCCGCCACAGGAACCAGAGCCACCGATCCACCTGCAAGCGGAGGAAACTTACATGCAGTCTGCTCACCTAGCCCCGCAGCAGGTCTATGTGGATACAAGTCCCCAGCTAACTCCACAGCAACAGGAAAATATTAAACCGATGACGAACCAGATCCCTGAGCCAAAGCCTTTGGTGCCCAACCGAACGGCCAAGCCCTTCGGGTTTATAAATAGTGGAGGGGCTACCATGCCGTCAAGCGTTAATGCCCCTGTGGCAAAGAAACATGAACTGAAATTCAAGGTACCGGTGCCTGTCAACACCAGCGCACAGGTGTGGTCCCCCACAGGGGACATCATAGCCTCCAGGGATGAACGCATATCGGTCCCGGCCAAAAATGCGGGGAACCTCCCAGGGTCCAATAGGAGAGTCCCCAGTAAACAGGTGTTTTCGGACCATCAGCTGCAGAACCGGGGAGACAGGAAGTCCTACATCGAAACGGAGGAAGATTTCTTCAGTCTGGGCGCTGAGGCATGTAACTTCATGCAACCGATGTCTGTGAAACTGAAGGTCCCCCCTCCGGTGGCGCCCAAGCCCACTGTCAACCAAAACCGGCAAACCTGgttgagccccccctcagagcccTTCAATCCACCAAGAAATCCAGTGTTGGCACCTTTCTCCAACGCCGCCGGGCCTCAAGGCCAGTCATATGCACCTCAGCCGGCCTGGTCCCAGCCTCAACCTACTCCCAACGATGCGCCATTTCAGACCACCGCTAATGCCTGGGCACCAGTGGGTCCATCTGCACAGAATCAACCCCAACCCACCAGGAATAGCTGGAGTGCGCAGCCGACACAGCCTCCTGTGAGTATTAAGGCTGTCAGTCCAGCTGCTAGCCCAGCCTACCCACTCTCATCGTCTTCATGGATTAAGCCCAACAATGTTGCTAACTCTACTGCCTCTTGTCCACAACAACAAAGGCAGCAACCCAAGGGGGCAGGCCCTACTCCCAAGGCTCAGGGTCTGGGCAGGGCCGCTCAGAGTCAGAAGGCCGATGGACAACCTATGATGGGGAAAGGTGCAGAGCTGTTCGCTAGGAGGCAGACCCGAATGGAGAAGTTTGTGGTGGACGGCGAAACGATGGAAGCGAACCGGGCCAGACCgacctcccccgccccctctctgccCAACTCCTGGAGATATTCTTCAAATGTCCGGGCCCCGCCGCCCCTATCCTACAACCCCATCCTCGCTCCTTTCTACCCCCCTGCCGCCACGAAGCAACCCCGATCTACAAGTCCGAATATCAAAGCCAAGACCAAGGACAAGCCCAAACCCAAAAAGCACCTTAGCAGCTTAGAGGTGATGCAGCATCAGCCCTATCAGTTAGACTCTTCACTCTTCAGATACGAAGCAGTCTCTGAGAAACAGAGTCAAAGCCCAATaccatcaccagcacctgaGATTAACCCAGTCCCTAGACCTAGAAAACCCAGATCTGCCCCTTCTCACTCTCTTAGAAATAAGGCCCAAATTAAGCCCAATGCCCCTTCTAGTTCTCCCTCAGGAATG GCATACGGCCGGAGCTACTCCATGACGCTCCCCGCCCGGCTGcggcccctccaccctccaacgACCCCGCCCTTCTTTGGGGGGCCGCCCAGGTTCCATGCCTCTCTCAGGCTGCCTCCGCAGAGGCAGGCCTCCTGGCAGGACGGGCCCGTGAAGGCCCCTACGCCCTGGGAGGCGGCGTGCCGCAGCCCCCTGGGCTCCGTGGACGAGGCCTTCTTCAAGAGCATCCCGGACCCCGTGGCCCCCGGCCTCAGGGCCGGGGGCCACCGCCGCTCTCTGCCGGAGCCCCCGGCCGACTGGACCCACCGGGTGGCCCTGGAGGTCCCCTGCTCCCCGGGGCCCAAGGGGGCCTACTTCCGCCCGCCCGCGGCCCAGGCTTCGCCCCCCTTCTGCGGCCCCCCCTTCAAACGAGGAAGTCGCCTCTCGGGCGGAGGCCGGATCTTTCTGGGCTTTATGGAGTCCCACTGA